A stretch of Lathyrus oleraceus cultivar Zhongwan6 chromosome 6, CAAS_Psat_ZW6_1.0, whole genome shotgun sequence DNA encodes these proteins:
- the LOC127096479 gene encoding uncharacterized protein LOC127096479: MASSSSPTKVTLKLLIDTKNQKVLFAEASKNVIDFLFNLLRIPVGTVVKLLTKNEMVGSIGNLYDSVEKMSENYMQIGQTKEVLLNPRAPSEISGLLPANDADANSNAGAGGTLFYKCPSNCTFDVTCDSTTLCSKCNRAMNSLTRYVGKKVVDDNISTQNGFVKDVITFMVMDDLVIEPMSTISSITLLNKFNVKEVGTLQEKVVEMGMDEGIKLLKASLQSKMVLTSVFIKKKI, encoded by the exons ATGGCGTCTTCTTCATCCCCAACCAAAGTGACCCTCAAACTTCTTATTGACACCAAGAATCAAAAGGTTCTGTTCGCTGAAGCATCTAAGAATGTGATTGATTTTCTCTTCAACTTGCTTCGCATACCCGTTGGCACGGTTGTAAAACTGCTAACCAAGAATGAAATGGTAGGCAGCATAGGAAATCTGTATGACAGTGTTGAAAAGATGAGCGAGAATTACATGCAAATAGGGCAAACCAAGGAGGTTCTTTTGAATCCAAGAGCTCCATCTGAAATCTCTGGCCTTCTTCCGGCAAATGATGCAGATGCTAACAGCAATGCTGGAGCTGGAGGAACTTTGTTTTACAAATGCCCAAGTAACTGTACTTTTGATGTCACGTGCGATAGCACAACTCTTTGCTCTAAGTGCAATCGAGCTATGAACAGTCTAACACGTTATGTTGGAAAAAAAGTTGTTGATGACAACATATCGACTCAGAATGGTTTTGTGAAAGATGTTATAACTTTCATGGTGATGGATGATTTGGTGATTGAACCCATGTCAACAATATCAAGCATCACTTTGCTTAACAAGTTCAATGTCAAAGAGGTTGGTACCTTGCAGGAGAAGGTTGTTGAGATGGGAATGGATGAg GGCATCAAGTTGCTCAAAGCTTCTTTGCAGTCTAAGATGGTCTTGACAAGTGTTTTCATCAAGAAGAAGATTTGA
- the LOC127096478 gene encoding uncharacterized mitochondrial protein AtMg00810-like: protein MRYLSSRKELMNEFGMAGLGNMIFIGIEIMYFKKGIILHQLKYELELKRFEMLNCKVVVTPADINQKLDSDSDGDDVDVTTFKQLVDSLRYLCNTIPDIYYVVGMVSKFISKPEWSHYQAAVRIMRYIKGTLKYGVLFSFGAETD from the coding sequence ATGAGATACCTAAGTTCAAGAAAAGAGTTGATGAATGAGTTTGGGATGGCTGGTCTAGGAAATATGATTTTTATAGGGATTGAGATTATGTACTTTAAGAAAGGCATAATTTTACATCAGTTGAAATATGAACTTGAGCTGAAGAGATTTGAGATGCTGAATTGTAAAGTTGTTGTCACACCTGCTGATATAAATCAGAAATTGGATTCTGATtctgatggtgatgatgtagatgtgACAACGTTCAAGCAGTTGGTAGACTCTCTaaggtatttgtgtaataccatACCTGATATTTATTATGTAGTTGGAATGGTGAGTAAGTTTATCAGTAAACCGGAGTGGTCtcattaccaagctgctgtcagaATTATGAGGTATATAAAGGGAACTCTaaagtatggagttttgttctCTTTTGGTGCTGAAACTGACTAA